One window from the genome of Candidatus Leptovillus gracilis encodes:
- a CDS encoding zf-HC2 domain-containing protein: MEHEETYLLMMEALDGELVDSDQVELEAHLRACPSCQQEWQALLAVHTLLQQAPALSPAVDFAQRTLARLPNRRTRVWALTAVYILLLLGGVLPIALGIWLAFVMRPILSEPTILSSISQSIGQAWQVMGTIAAALLSGLGQVIVQQPALLGWLLVLLGIVSVWGGVSRQLIFQPNPQRIS, from the coding sequence ATGGAACACGAAGAGACTTATCTCTTAATGATGGAGGCGCTCGATGGTGAGCTTGTAGACAGCGACCAGGTCGAGCTAGAGGCTCACCTGCGCGCGTGTCCATCTTGCCAACAAGAATGGCAGGCGCTGCTGGCCGTGCATACGCTGTTGCAGCAAGCGCCGGCCCTCAGCCCGGCGGTGGATTTTGCCCAGCGTACCCTTGCCCGGCTGCCAAATCGGCGGACGCGCGTCTGGGCGTTGACGGCCGTTTATATCTTGCTGCTTTTGGGAGGTGTCCTGCCTATCGCTTTGGGCATCTGGCTGGCATTTGTGATGCGGCCAATCCTCAGCGAACCGACTATTCTGAGCAGTATTAGTCAATCCATCGGACAGGCATGGCAGGTAATGGGCACAATCGCCGCGGCGCTGCTGTCTGGATTAGGCCAGGTGATTGTGCAGCAGCCGGCCCTGCTGGGCTGGTTGTTGGTCCTGCTGGGCATCGTCTCTGTTTGGGGTGGTGTGTCCCGGCAGTTAATCTTCCAGCCGAACCCACAGCGAATTTCATAA
- a CDS encoding DUF4013 domain-containing protein, with protein MDIAKAFTYVLEDERWINKLLIALIVTLFSFLVIPVFFLIGYSVAITRNVRAGVEKPLPEWDDWGKFFMDGLYIFLAQFVYTLPFWLLACIAAFATGGLGALADSGGSSDAVAALLGTTGLIIGCLGFLFAIALFFISPAIIVQYVITDEFAACFRFGEVIGIARQSISDILIVFLATFGASLAIGAISSVLAIIPCVGWVLTFLISLAMGPYLTTVTGHLYGQIARKVGGKPAKFA; from the coding sequence ATGGACATCGCCAAGGCATTTACGTATGTGCTGGAAGATGAACGGTGGATCAACAAGTTGTTGATCGCGCTTATCGTGACACTTTTCTCATTTTTGGTAATTCCCGTGTTTTTCTTGATTGGCTATTCCGTGGCTATTACCCGTAACGTGCGGGCTGGTGTGGAAAAACCGCTGCCGGAATGGGACGATTGGGGCAAATTCTTTATGGATGGCCTGTATATCTTCCTGGCCCAATTTGTCTATACGCTGCCATTTTGGTTGTTGGCCTGCATTGCGGCTTTCGCCACTGGCGGCCTGGGCGCCCTGGCCGATTCCGGCGGCAGTTCGGATGCGGTGGCCGCCTTGCTGGGAACAACGGGACTTATCATTGGCTGTTTGGGCTTTTTGTTTGCGATTGCACTATTTTTTATTAGCCCGGCAATTATTGTGCAATACGTCATCACCGACGAGTTTGCCGCCTGTTTCCGTTTTGGCGAGGTTATTGGCATTGCCCGGCAAAGCATCAGCGATATTTTGATTGTGTTCCTGGCGACGTTTGGCGCCAGTCTGGCGATTGGCGCGATCAGTTCTGTGTTAGCGATTATTCCGTGTGTGGGGTGGGTGCTGACCTTCCTGATTAGTCTGGCGATGGGACCGTATTTAACGACCGTTACCGGTCATCTCTACGGCCAGATCGCCCGTAAAGTTGGCGGCAAACCCGCTAAATTCGCCTGA
- a CDS encoding Bax inhibitor-1/YccA family protein encodes MSYESNYQPNIPAPISDVKLAETFNAVMARVYLWMTLGLVVTTAVSFYVVTNEAILNFVFGSVWVLLLLFVAQIGLVIALVRALPKLSTGAALGLFFAYAALNGVTLSAILLAYDLGVVTMAFGVTAVIFILLTIVGLTTKQDLTKWGPILFFALIGLILGTLVNMFLRSSILDYIITYAGILIFMGLIVYDTKTIKQMTYQAASQSGDIQAVVGRISVLGALKLYLDFINLFLYILRLFGRRR; translated from the coding sequence ATGTCTTATGAATCGAATTATCAGCCGAATATCCCGGCTCCCATTTCAGACGTAAAACTGGCGGAGACGTTTAACGCCGTCATGGCCCGTGTTTATTTGTGGATGACATTGGGGTTGGTGGTAACAACGGCCGTTTCCTTCTACGTCGTCACCAATGAAGCTATCCTAAACTTTGTCTTTGGCTCTGTTTGGGTGCTGCTGCTTTTGTTTGTGGCCCAAATTGGCCTGGTTATTGCCCTGGTCCGAGCGCTGCCGAAGCTGTCTACTGGGGCGGCGTTGGGGCTGTTTTTTGCTTATGCCGCCCTGAATGGCGTCACCCTGTCGGCGATTTTGCTGGCCTATGATTTAGGCGTGGTGACGATGGCGTTTGGGGTAACGGCCGTTATCTTCATCCTGCTCACCATCGTTGGGCTGACGACCAAACAAGACCTCACCAAATGGGGGCCTATTCTATTTTTTGCCTTGATCGGTTTGATTTTGGGCACACTGGTCAACATGTTCCTGCGCAGCAGCATCCTGGACTATATCATCACCTACGCTGGCATCCTTATCTTCATGGGGCTGATCGTTTACGATACCAAAACCATCAAACAAATGACCTACCAGGCGGCCAGCCAAAGCGGTGACATCCAGGCTGTGGTAGGCCGGATCAGCGTCCTGGGCGCACTGAAGCTGTATCTGGACTTCATCAACCTGTTCCTCTACATTTTACGGCTGTTCGGCCGGCGTCGTTAA
- a CDS encoding ketopantoate reductase family protein, producing the protein MKILVYGAGAVGGYVGARLGQSGHQVTMIVRDVTAESIQAEGLRISEGEQSFIAHPITTTSVAQTFTLPDARFDLIIMGMKAYDLKTALDHLVAFCPDPPPILTLQNGIGVERPFIEQFGPERIIVGALTTPVSKPMSNQIIVERSDRGLALAPAQRGQDIGQWVHLFNQAGLTTIAYKNYEAMKWSKALLNIVGNATSAILNRPPGAVYKSAAMFDLEVRMLRETLAVMDALKLKVVDLPGSSAKRLAFGVQKAPRFALKPILTAVVAKGRGDKMPSFQIDLMADKGHSEVIYHNGAIAKAGLAHAVPTPVNTALTDVLVRLARHDLDWRDFDGKPARLLAEVERFEK; encoded by the coding sequence ATGAAAATCCTGGTGTATGGCGCGGGGGCGGTGGGCGGTTACGTCGGCGCGCGCCTGGGCCAATCCGGCCATCAGGTGACGATGATCGTGCGCGATGTCACCGCCGAGAGCATTCAAGCCGAGGGACTGCGCATCAGCGAAGGAGAGCAGTCCTTTATTGCCCACCCCATCACGACCACTTCTGTCGCCCAAACCTTCACACTGCCAGACGCGCGATTTGACCTGATCATCATGGGCATGAAGGCGTATGATCTGAAAACGGCCCTGGACCATCTGGTGGCCTTTTGCCCCGACCCGCCGCCCATTCTAACGCTGCAAAATGGCATTGGCGTGGAACGGCCGTTTATTGAACAATTCGGCCCAGAGCGCATCATCGTCGGCGCGCTGACCACACCCGTCAGCAAGCCGATGTCTAACCAGATCATCGTCGAACGCAGCGACCGCGGGCTGGCGCTGGCTCCCGCTCAACGCGGCCAGGACATCGGCCAATGGGTCCATCTGTTTAACCAGGCTGGCCTGACCACCATCGCTTACAAAAATTATGAGGCGATGAAATGGTCTAAAGCGCTGTTGAACATCGTCGGCAACGCCACATCGGCCATCCTCAATCGGCCGCCGGGCGCTGTTTACAAATCGGCAGCGATGTTTGACCTGGAAGTACGGATGCTGCGCGAAACCCTGGCGGTGATGGACGCGCTGAAGTTAAAAGTGGTTGATTTACCCGGCTCTTCGGCCAAACGGCTGGCGTTTGGCGTGCAAAAGGCGCCTCGCTTTGCCTTAAAGCCCATTCTGACGGCCGTTGTCGCCAAAGGACGGGGCGACAAAATGCCCTCCTTCCAGATTGACCTGATGGCCGACAAAGGTCACAGCGAAGTCATTTACCACAATGGGGCCATCGCCAAAGCTGGTCTGGCCCATGCGGTCCCCACCCCGGTCAATACCGCCCTGACCGATGTGCTGGTGCGTCTGGCGCGCCACGACCTGGATTGGCGCGATTTTGATGGCAAACCGGCCCGTCTGCTGGCCGAAGTAGAACGATTCGAGAAGTAA
- a CDS encoding tetratricopeptide repeat protein — protein MIPTPLEQLFQQAKTAVKTNQFWQAAELYTEVLANTSPKSTDPDITEMRLATLRERGRLLGLLGEQVAALHAYEQYHLEAGSGAHAITALVAIGGQYRRLGQYDRALRVYQEAAQLADSLDYATGRAQALAGIGGVYVLVGRTEEAMVHLNQATALFEQLSDVPGQVQSLNQKGVAYGSSGQLDKAIAVFKISLKLAEQMNRQDRYVVTLNNLGECYRLLYDVAQALLYHQQALELAEKARLRFVEGDICRNLGLSYRELGQMDEALFYLRRALAIMEEMENLDGQMNTLFGLAVTEVQLGQVDSALVHAHHIRDLAISSDSQGHLARSLYALGLVAQAQADPNTAEELWQQALYLAHETDRRMLLWQLHASLAEVARNESLAQVHYRIASEVIYQIAEPIEDERLRQVFLTAVPIQAVLAKSDELRNG, from the coding sequence ATGATACCAACACCATTAGAGCAGCTTTTTCAACAGGCGAAAACGGCCGTAAAAACCAATCAATTCTGGCAGGCAGCCGAGTTGTACACCGAAGTGTTGGCGAACACTTCGCCCAAATCTACCGACCCAGACATCACGGAAATGCGTCTGGCGACGCTGCGCGAACGCGGCCGTTTGTTGGGTTTGTTGGGCGAACAAGTGGCGGCGCTGCACGCTTATGAGCAATATCACCTGGAGGCCGGCAGCGGCGCCCATGCCATCACCGCCCTGGTGGCTATCGGCGGTCAATATCGCCGCCTGGGGCAGTATGATCGCGCCCTGCGCGTGTACCAGGAAGCGGCGCAGCTGGCCGATTCGCTGGATTATGCCACCGGCCGAGCGCAGGCGTTGGCCGGGATTGGGGGCGTCTATGTGCTGGTCGGCCGTACCGAAGAGGCGATGGTCCATCTCAATCAGGCGACGGCTCTCTTTGAACAGTTGAGCGACGTGCCCGGCCAGGTGCAGTCGCTCAATCAAAAAGGGGTGGCTTACGGCAGCAGCGGGCAGCTGGACAAGGCCATCGCTGTTTTTAAGATTAGTCTGAAGCTGGCGGAACAGATGAATCGCCAGGATCGGTATGTTGTGACCCTCAATAATTTGGGCGAATGTTACCGCTTGTTGTATGACGTAGCCCAGGCTTTGCTCTATCACCAGCAAGCGCTGGAACTGGCGGAAAAGGCGCGGCTGCGCTTTGTGGAAGGGGATATTTGTCGCAATCTGGGCTTAAGTTATCGGGAACTGGGGCAGATGGACGAGGCGCTGTTTTATCTGCGCCGGGCGTTGGCTATCATGGAGGAAATGGAAAATCTGGATGGTCAGATGAATACCTTGTTTGGCCTGGCAGTGACGGAAGTACAACTGGGCCAGGTGGACAGCGCGTTGGTTCACGCGCATCACATCCGCGACCTGGCGATTAGCAGTGATTCGCAGGGGCATCTGGCCCGGTCGCTGTATGCGTTGGGGCTGGTGGCCCAGGCCCAGGCCGACCCCAACACGGCCGAGGAGCTGTGGCAGCAGGCGCTTTATCTAGCGCATGAAACGGACCGGCGAATGCTGTTGTGGCAGCTTCACGCTTCGCTGGCCGAAGTAGCACGCAATGAGAGTCTGGCGCAGGTTCATTATCGCATTGCCAGCGAGGTGATTTACCAGATTGCCGAGCCGATTGAGGATGAACGGCTGCGCCAGGTGTTTTTAACGGCCGTGCCCATCCAGGCTGTTCTGGCAAAAAGCGACGAATTGCGCAATGGTTAA
- a CDS encoding YjbQ family protein, whose amino-acid sequence MTWLQKEITLSAKRRGLHLVTAEIVQQVPELSDYAVGLAHIFIQHTSASLTLNENADPTVRHDFERHFNQMVPENAAHYQHTDEGPDDMPAHIKAALLGPSVTMPIKNGRLHLGVWQGIYLCEHRDRAHSRRLVVTLNGRLRLERQT is encoded by the coding sequence ATGACTTGGTTACAAAAAGAAATCACTCTCTCCGCCAAACGGCGTGGCCTTCATCTGGTAACTGCCGAAATTGTGCAGCAGGTACCTGAATTAAGCGACTACGCTGTCGGTTTGGCCCACATCTTTATCCAACACACCTCCGCCTCGCTGACCCTGAACGAAAACGCCGATCCGACAGTACGCCACGACTTTGAGCGCCATTTCAACCAGATGGTCCCCGAAAATGCCGCCCATTACCAGCACACCGATGAAGGACCAGATGATATGCCGGCGCATATCAAAGCGGCGCTGCTTGGCCCCAGTGTGACCATGCCCATCAAAAACGGCCGTCTCCATTTGGGTGTGTGGCAGGGCATTTACCTCTGTGAACACCGCGACCGGGCACACAGCCGCCGGTTGGTGGTGACGTTGAACGGCCGTTTGCGGTTAGAGCGCCAGACGTGA
- a CDS encoding methionyl-tRNA formyltransferase: MCSKIVFMGTPDFSVPGLKVLIQTQTVVGVVTQPDRPAGRGQQLRPSPVKAVAEAAGIPVYQPKSLRSEEAAAPLRDWQPDLIVVAAFGQILRPHVLDLPPHGCVNVHASLLPRWRGASPIQHALMAGDAETGVCLMRMDPGLDTGPVFTCRATPIGPDDTAVTLHDRLAQLGADLLAEHLAAIIAGRLTATPQDNALATYAPMIQKEDGRLHWTQPAAELDRRIRALTPWPGAYAIWQGQPLKILAARPSAQSAAGAPGLVFQGEMAGTAVVATGAGSLQLHTVQLAGKRALDMAEFLRGRPDFIGGQLGEAV, translated from the coding sequence ATGTGTAGTAAAATCGTCTTCATGGGCACACCCGATTTCTCCGTGCCCGGCCTGAAGGTATTAATCCAAACCCAAACTGTCGTTGGCGTCGTCACCCAGCCAGACCGTCCGGCCGGGCGCGGCCAGCAGCTTCGCCCCTCCCCGGTGAAGGCGGTGGCCGAGGCTGCCGGTATTCCCGTTTACCAACCCAAATCGCTGCGCAGCGAAGAAGCCGCCGCACCGCTGCGCGATTGGCAGCCAGACCTCATCGTCGTGGCGGCGTTTGGGCAGATTTTGCGGCCCCATGTGCTGGACCTGCCGCCGCATGGCTGTGTTAACGTCCACGCCTCGCTGCTACCGCGTTGGCGCGGCGCGTCGCCCATCCAGCACGCCCTCATGGCCGGCGACGCTGAAACCGGCGTTTGCCTGATGCGCATGGACCCTGGGCTGGACACCGGCCCGGTTTTTACCTGCCGAGCCACGCCCATCGGCCCAGACGATACGGCCGTAACCCTGCACGACCGCCTGGCCCAATTAGGCGCCGACCTGCTGGCCGAACATCTGGCAGCCATCATCGCCGGCCGCCTGACGGCCACCCCCCAGGACAATGCTCTGGCTACCTATGCACCGATGATCCAAAAAGAGGACGGCCGTTTGCATTGGACCCAACCGGCGGCCGAACTGGACCGCCGCATTCGCGCCCTGACGCCCTGGCCGGGAGCCTACGCCATCTGGCAGGGACAGCCGCTGAAGATTTTGGCGGCGCGGCCATCTGCGCAGTCGGCGGCTGGCGCGCCAGGGCTGGTTTTCCAGGGCGAAATGGCCGGTACGGCCGTTGTCGCCACCGGCGCGGGCAGCCTGCAGCTGCACACTGTCCAGTTAGCCGGCAAACGCGCCCTGGACATGGCCGAATTTCTGCGCGGTCGGCCCGATTTCATCGGCGGCCAATTGGGAGAAGCCGTATGA
- a CDS encoding sigma-70 family RNA polymerase sigma factor has protein sequence MNEEQIWLDHARQGDKAAFGKLVEAYQTPVFNLAYRMLNNAGEAEEAAQEAFIRAYTRLDSYNPEHKFSTWMLSITSNYCIDLIRKRRALLLSLDEPLPPHPALMSDNSKGPEAQMVMNEQQVMVQTLLQELPDDYRQTVVLRYWYDLSYEEIAEMMDTTVSAIKSRLFRARRLLAEVGQSNGLGPMVESAALTAVS, from the coding sequence TTGAACGAAGAACAAATTTGGCTTGACCATGCCAGGCAAGGCGACAAAGCGGCGTTCGGCAAGCTGGTCGAAGCTTATCAGACGCCTGTCTTTAATCTGGCGTACCGCATGTTGAACAATGCGGGTGAAGCAGAAGAAGCGGCCCAAGAGGCGTTTATTCGTGCGTATACGCGGTTGGATAGCTACAACCCGGAGCACAAATTTAGCACCTGGATGCTTTCGATCACTTCTAATTACTGCATTGATCTCATCCGCAAACGGCGGGCACTGCTGCTGTCTCTGGACGAACCGCTGCCACCCCACCCGGCCTTGATGTCCGATAATTCCAAAGGGCCGGAAGCGCAGATGGTGATGAATGAGCAGCAAGTGATGGTGCAGACGCTGCTGCAGGAACTGCCGGACGATTACCGCCAGACGGTTGTGCTGCGGTATTGGTACGACCTATCCTACGAGGAAATTGCTGAAATGATGGACACCACCGTCAGCGCGATTAAGTCCCGATTATTCCGGGCGCGCCGTTTGCTGGCGGAGGTGGGCCAGAGCAATGGGCTGGGTCCGATGGTTGAATCGGCGGCGTTGACGGCCGTCTCATGA
- a CDS encoding cold-shock protein — MEQGTVKWFSDQKGYGFIARDKGGDVFVHFSALGDQQGFRTLAEGERVEFSVQMGQKGLSAVNVSKI; from the coding sequence ATAGAACAAGGTACAGTGAAATGGTTTAGCGACCAAAAAGGGTATGGCTTTATTGCCCGCGATAAGGGTGGCGATGTGTTTGTCCACTTCTCTGCTCTGGGTGATCAACAAGGCTTCCGCACGTTAGCCGAAGGCGAGCGCGTCGAATTTTCGGTGCAGATGGGCCAGAAAGGTCTATCGGCCGTCAACGTCAGCAAAATTTAG
- a CDS encoding alpha/beta fold hydrolase, with product MSLRRALRWFFGIAGLIIGLVAAIAAFFAKRLINPPRLALWANPGDLGLGYDDVQFPAQDGVRIAGWFVPAPANATRRGATIVLIHGWPWNRLGETADNLFANLTGEKPVDLLRLAYNLHEAGFHVLMYDMRNHGESAAAPPVAFGQEEAKDLLGALAYLNGRTDTDPQRIGVIGFSMGANSLLYALPQTSQIQAAVAVQPTTLSVFSQKYGRELLGPLSKVVLPLTELLHQAAGGLYWSAYRPSFAAAGAGKTPVLFVQGNNDPWGDVEDVAHMAQAMSSARGPLFVDSDDRFGGYQYVIDNPKVVISFFEQELPE from the coding sequence ATGAGTTTACGACGCGCACTTCGTTGGTTTTTTGGGATAGCTGGACTGATTATCGGCCTGGTGGCGGCCATTGCCGCCTTTTTTGCTAAACGCCTCATCAACCCGCCACGTCTGGCGCTGTGGGCTAATCCGGGCGACCTGGGGTTAGGGTACGACGATGTTCAATTTCCGGCTCAAGATGGCGTGCGTATTGCCGGCTGGTTCGTCCCCGCCCCGGCCAATGCCACCCGGCGCGGGGCGACAATTGTGCTGATTCACGGCTGGCCGTGGAACCGGCTGGGAGAAACGGCCGATAACCTGTTTGCCAACCTGACCGGTGAAAAGCCGGTAGATTTGCTGCGGCTGGCCTACAACCTGCACGAAGCCGGTTTTCACGTGCTGATGTATGACATGCGCAATCATGGCGAAAGCGCCGCCGCGCCGCCGGTGGCCTTTGGACAGGAAGAAGCCAAAGATTTGCTGGGCGCGCTTGCTTATCTGAACGGCCGTACCGACACAGACCCACAACGCATCGGCGTGATTGGCTTTTCCATGGGGGCCAACAGCCTGCTCTACGCCCTGCCCCAGACCAGCCAGATTCAGGCCGCCGTGGCCGTGCAGCCCACTACCCTGAGCGTGTTCAGCCAAAAATACGGCCGTGAACTGCTCGGTCCATTAAGCAAAGTGGTGCTGCCGCTAACCGAGCTGCTGCACCAGGCGGCCGGCGGGCTGTATTGGTCGGCGTACCGGCCCTCATTTGCCGCTGCCGGGGCCGGCAAAACGCCGGTCTTGTTTGTCCAGGGCAACAACGACCCCTGGGGCGATGTCGAAGACGTGGCCCACATGGCCCAGGCCATGAGCAGCGCCCGCGGCCCGCTCTTTGTGGATTCAGACGACCGCTTCGGCGGTTACCAGTATGTGATTGACAATCCCAAAGTGGTGATTTCTTTCTTCGAGCAAGAACTGCCCGAATAA
- a CDS encoding peptidylprolyl isomerase, which yields MSQTTTQVADDLVISMHYTLTLEDGQVVDSSIGNDPLQFLQGFGQIIPGLEKELYGLAVGDNKKVNVAAVDGYGEIDPDAYQIVPRDIFPEDLTLEEGMGLRMRDQSTGQLIETYVAEIRDEEVLLDFNHPLAGEDLTFEIEITAIRAATDEELAHGHAH from the coding sequence ATGAGCCAAACTACTACACAGGTTGCCGACGACCTGGTTATCAGTATGCACTACACCCTGACCCTGGAAGATGGGCAGGTCGTTGATTCATCTATCGGGAACGATCCGTTGCAGTTTCTCCAAGGTTTTGGGCAAATTATCCCTGGTCTGGAAAAAGAGCTGTATGGCCTGGCTGTGGGCGACAACAAAAAAGTCAACGTGGCGGCCGTAGACGGCTACGGCGAAATAGACCCCGACGCTTACCAGATCGTCCCGCGGGACATCTTCCCTGAAGATCTAACGCTGGAGGAAGGGATGGGGCTGCGGATGCGCGACCAGAGCACGGGACAGTTAATTGAGACCTACGTGGCCGAAATTCGTGACGAAGAGGTGCTGCTGGACTTCAACCATCCATTGGCCGGTGAAGACCTGACCTTTGAGATTGAGATTACCGCCATTCGCGCGGCCACAGACGAGGAATTGGCGCACGGTCACGCACATTAG